One window from the genome of Pedobacter schmidteae encodes:
- a CDS encoding SusC/RagA family TonB-linked outer membrane protein translates to MRIIVIIMTACLLQVSATTRAQISLNEKKAALVDILTNIKKQTGTNFLYNIYSLKDARPVTVQFKNASLEEVLKVCFENQPLSYTIKNNTVVIVSRKTSGTQEMESRAFLKITGVVRDTSGITIPNVSIVNKTTGKTYTTDNSGNFSLDANIGDVLSFSSVGFQKKEVIIKSETRLFIVLSEERRELEQVVVTALGIKRSERTLSYNADVLNGEVASTVKDPNFVNSLTGKVAGLSVNSSSSGPGAATRVVIRGNKSIEQNNNVLYVIDGIPIYNYSKSSLKKDDEMNQGIYSPQPVGGEGIGDLNPDDIESMTVLLGPAASALYGGAAANGAIVITTKKGNIGKAKITVSNQTSFSNPVSLPKFQNRYGNLPGVYASWGGKLDQPQNYDPAKFFNTGINVQNSVSLSTGNEKNQTYLSAATTNANGIMPNNKYSRYNFTFRNTTSFLNDKMTLDVGASYVLQKNQNMIAQGQYFNPLVAVYTYPRGENFEAVRLYEQYNEGREINTQRWIWGDEGLNLQNPYWTAYRNLFNNDRKRYMLNANLKYDIASWINVVGRIRLDNSSSEVQKRLYASTITLFANSNGAYSRTAESENQLYGDVIFNINKPISQKVSFNANVGSSYNLTSFDMNGMNGNLGTIPNLFALRNIDRADGKTRALENAWRQQNQAVFGNFEFGYKSQLFLTLTGRNEWDSALAGMSTQSYFYPSIGLSALVSEMTTLPKFISYFKVRGSYASVGSPIPRNLSIPHYEYDDATGNWKTNTFMPIGDLLPERTNSYEAGVDLRFLDNKIDFKATLYKSNTYNQTLTVPISESSGYSSIIAQTGNIENKGIELGLGYKQKLGDFSWKTNVTAAANRNKIVDLGRYTNENGVLTQLDQIEKTRIGSSLILLKKGGSLGDLWTTNVLKHDQNGYVYVDAVSGALASQDYLQKVGSLNASWNLGFSNNFTYKDFSLGFTFTARLGGKVVSYTQAILDAYGVSEASAISRDNGGIPINNGVISAESYYKTIGGTGGIYSNYVYSATNVRLQEANISYRIPKKWLGDKVNATASVIGRNLWMIYNKAPFDPENIASTSNYLQGLDYFMAPSLRNLGFSVKFEF, encoded by the coding sequence ATGAGAATCATCGTGATCATAATGACAGCTTGTTTATTACAAGTAAGTGCAACTACAAGGGCACAGATTTCTTTAAATGAGAAAAAAGCAGCACTTGTAGATATTCTAACCAATATAAAAAAACAAACGGGGACAAATTTTCTGTATAACATATACAGCCTTAAAGATGCCCGACCCGTTACAGTTCAATTCAAAAATGCCTCACTGGAGGAAGTGCTAAAGGTTTGCTTTGAAAATCAGCCTTTATCATACACCATTAAAAACAATACTGTAGTTATTGTAAGCCGCAAGACTTCTGGCACCCAGGAAATGGAAAGTAGGGCTTTTTTGAAAATTACCGGCGTAGTTCGGGATACTTCTGGTATCACTATACCCAATGTTTCAATTGTAAATAAAACTACCGGAAAGACTTATACAACAGATAATTCCGGTAACTTTTCATTAGATGCAAACATTGGCGATGTATTGTCATTCTCTTCAGTTGGGTTTCAGAAAAAAGAAGTAATCATCAAATCAGAAACCAGGTTGTTCATAGTGCTAAGTGAAGAAAGACGGGAATTGGAACAGGTAGTGGTTACAGCGCTTGGTATAAAACGTAGCGAACGTACTTTGAGTTACAATGCAGATGTGCTGAACGGAGAGGTGGCCAGTACAGTTAAAGATCCTAATTTTGTCAATTCTTTAACAGGAAAAGTAGCTGGACTGAGCGTGAACTCCTCTTCTTCAGGGCCTGGTGCTGCAACACGTGTGGTAATTAGAGGAAACAAATCTATCGAACAAAACAATAATGTATTATATGTGATTGATGGAATTCCAATTTATAATTATTCGAAGTCGAGCTTAAAAAAAGACGATGAGATGAACCAGGGGATTTATTCACCTCAGCCGGTAGGAGGCGAAGGTATTGGTGATTTGAATCCTGATGATATTGAATCGATGACCGTATTATTAGGCCCGGCAGCATCAGCTCTGTATGGAGGAGCAGCCGCTAATGGTGCCATTGTAATCACTACCAAAAAAGGAAATATAGGTAAAGCTAAAATTACGGTTTCTAATCAAACCAGCTTTTCCAATCCTGTCTCCTTACCCAAATTTCAAAATAGATACGGCAATTTGCCTGGTGTTTATGCTTCCTGGGGAGGTAAATTGGATCAACCACAGAATTATGACCCGGCAAAATTTTTCAATACCGGAATAAACGTGCAAAATTCTGTTTCTTTGTCAACGGGTAACGAGAAAAATCAGACCTACCTGTCGGCGGCAACAACAAATGCCAATGGTATAATGCCCAACAATAAATACAGCCGTTACAATTTTACTTTTAGAAATACGACTTCATTTTTGAATGATAAAATGACCCTGGATGTGGGGGCAAGTTACGTGCTTCAAAAAAATCAGAATATGATTGCTCAGGGGCAATATTTCAATCCTTTGGTAGCGGTTTATACCTATCCGAGAGGAGAAAATTTTGAGGCCGTAAGACTTTACGAGCAATACAATGAAGGCCGTGAAATTAACACTCAGCGTTGGATATGGGGCGATGAAGGCTTAAATCTGCAAAACCCATATTGGACAGCTTACCGGAACCTGTTTAATAACGACCGGAAAAGGTATATGTTAAATGCAAATCTGAAATATGATATAGCCAGCTGGATCAATGTGGTAGGGCGTATCCGTCTGGATAATTCCAGTTCAGAAGTTCAGAAACGTTTATATGCTTCTACGATAACCCTTTTTGCCAACAGTAACGGCGCCTATTCGCGCACAGCCGAAAGCGAAAATCAGTTGTATGGCGATGTGATTTTCAACATCAATAAACCCATCTCACAAAAGGTATCTTTCAATGCCAATGTTGGTTCAAGTTACAATTTAACCAGTTTTGATATGAATGGCATGAACGGAAATTTGGGTACCATTCCTAATCTTTTTGCACTTAGAAATATCGACAGGGCCGACGGAAAAACAAGGGCGCTTGAAAATGCCTGGAGACAACAGAACCAGGCTGTATTTGGTAATTTTGAGTTCGGTTACAAAAGCCAGTTGTTCCTGACCTTAACAGGAAGAAACGAATGGGATTCTGCACTGGCAGGTATGAGCACCCAATCGTATTTTTATCCAAGTATAGGGTTGTCTGCATTGGTATCGGAGATGACAACTTTACCAAAGTTTATTAGTTATTTCAAAGTAAGAGGTTCCTATGCCTCGGTTGGTAGTCCAATTCCAAGAAATCTTTCCATACCGCATTACGAATATGATGATGCTACAGGTAATTGGAAAACCAATACATTTATGCCAATCGGAGATTTGCTGCCAGAGCGAACAAATTCATATGAAGCAGGTGTCGATCTGCGCTTTCTGGATAACAAAATTGACTTCAAGGCAACGCTTTATAAATCAAATACCTACAACCAGACTTTAACGGTTCCAATTTCCGAATCATCGGGCTACTCTTCCATCATTGCACAAACAGGTAATATTGAGAACAAAGGGATAGAACTTGGACTGGGCTACAAACAAAAACTGGGAGATTTTAGCTGGAAAACAAATGTCACAGCCGCTGCCAATAGAAATAAAATTGTTGATTTGGGGCGGTATACCAACGAAAACGGTGTATTGACTCAGTTGGATCAGATTGAAAAAACACGCATCGGCTCTTCATTGATTTTATTAAAAAAGGGTGGCTCGCTGGGCGATCTGTGGACAACAAATGTATTGAAACACGATCAGAATGGATATGTTTATGTCGACGCGGTTTCCGGAGCGCTGGCTTCTCAGGATTACCTTCAAAAAGTTGGTTCTTTAAATGCATCATGGAATCTTGGGTTTAGCAATAATTTTACCTACAAGGACTTTAGCCTGGGTTTTACCTTTACAGCCAGGTTAGGGGGCAAGGTGGTATCTTACACCCAGGCTATTCTTGATGCTTATGGTGTTAGTGAAGCTTCTGCAATATCCCGCGATAATGGTGGCATTCCGATAAATAATGGCGTAATCTCAGCTGAATCTTATTACAAAACGATTGGCGGAACAGGCGGTATTTATTCCAATTACGTTTACAGTGCAACAAATGTACGTTTACAAGAGGCGAATATCAGTTATCGCATTCCTAAAAAATGGCTGGGCGATAAAGTGAATGCCACTGCATCTGTCATTGGAAGAAACTTATGGATGATTTACAACAAGGCTCCCTTTGACCCTGAAAATATTGCTTCAACAAGTAATTATTTGCAGGGATTGGATTATTTCATGGCGCCAAGCCTTAGAAATCTGGGTTTCAGTGTAAAATTTGAGTTTTAA
- a CDS encoding FecR family protein: MKHSDEFLQAVAHYLKGKATDAEQQMLHNWYKAFDDSDVEVVTGTKDESKLLEERLKQRIILSTGGEIPKSKGIKMKLWLSVAAMVAIVFGVWFYISNNKDRPNQVKDGLALQDIAPATNRATLTLANGKVIQLSNAKSGLVIDEQGLKYNDGEELGISPEKTQSHVVREMVLSTPRGGTYQVSLPDGTMIWLNAASTIKYPSSFQSAKFRRVYLEGEAYFQVAKDKEHPFIVSSNQQEVEVLGTHFNVNAYPDEPLTKTALIEGKVRIGKRDEKQMLTQDLILKPGDLAIMNQNKLAVQANADVQAEVAWRNGQFVFVNEPIEQIMRKIGRWYDVDIIYQGDMTNKAFAGSVSRFDNLSSVLNMIELTNTVHFKMKGRSVIVMD, encoded by the coding sequence ATGAAGCATTCAGATGAATTTTTACAAGCTGTAGCGCATTATCTTAAAGGTAAAGCAACTGATGCTGAGCAGCAAATGCTGCACAATTGGTACAAGGCGTTTGACGACAGTGATGTAGAAGTGGTTACTGGAACTAAAGACGAATCCAAATTACTGGAAGAACGGTTAAAGCAACGCATCATACTGAGTACAGGAGGAGAGATACCTAAGTCCAAAGGCATAAAAATGAAGCTTTGGCTTAGCGTGGCCGCTATGGTTGCAATTGTTTTTGGGGTTTGGTTTTATATAAGCAATAACAAGGATAGGCCAAACCAAGTTAAAGATGGGCTGGCATTACAGGACATTGCGCCGGCGACAAATAGAGCAACACTTACGCTTGCCAACGGAAAGGTGATTCAGTTGAGTAATGCAAAGTCGGGACTGGTGATAGACGAGCAGGGTTTAAAATATAATGACGGAGAAGAATTGGGTATCTCCCCGGAAAAAACACAATCCCATGTCGTTAGGGAAATGGTGCTCAGCACGCCCCGCGGTGGTACTTATCAGGTAAGTTTACCGGATGGCACGATGATCTGGCTGAATGCGGCATCAACAATAAAATATCCGAGTTCATTTCAATCCGCTAAATTCAGACGGGTATATTTAGAAGGCGAAGCTTATTTCCAGGTGGCAAAGGATAAGGAACATCCATTTATCGTTTCTTCAAATCAACAAGAGGTAGAGGTATTGGGGACACACTTTAATGTGAATGCGTATCCTGACGAACCGTTAACCAAAACGGCCTTGATTGAAGGAAAGGTGCGTATTGGCAAACGCGATGAGAAACAGATGCTGACTCAGGACCTAATATTGAAACCGGGTGATCTGGCCATAATGAACCAAAATAAACTGGCTGTACAGGCAAATGCCGACGTACAGGCAGAAGTTGCCTGGAGAAATGGACAGTTTGTTTTTGTAAATGAGCCCATTGAGCAGATCATGAGAAAAATAGGACGTTGGTACGATGTGGATATTATTTATCAGGGTGACATGACCAATAAGGCCTTTGCCGGAAGTGTTTCCCGGTTTGATAACCTTTCCAGCGTACTCAATATGATTGAACTTACAAATACTGTACACTTTAAAATGAAAGGAAGGAGCGTAATCGTTATGGACTAA
- a CDS encoding RNA polymerase sigma-70 factor, whose product MTAYNSFKDYELTALLKDGDRTAFTEIYDRYWKTLYAIAYNRLRNTQSAEDVVHDVLVSLWNNRETAEVEQLGAYLATATKYMIFHLIKRANKFLTENDGMDELYFVAIQDDMVDRLHYKRLLEMVNDEVEQLPEKCRLVFKYNREAHMTNKEIAEKMNISTSTVENQMNKALTILRQKVKNGHMILF is encoded by the coding sequence ATGACGGCCTACAACTCATTTAAGGATTATGAATTGACTGCTTTGCTGAAGGATGGAGATAGGACTGCTTTTACTGAGATCTACGATCGTTATTGGAAAACCTTATATGCGATAGCTTATAACCGTTTGCGGAACACGCAGTCGGCCGAAGATGTAGTTCACGATGTGCTGGTGAGCTTGTGGAACAACAGAGAAACGGCAGAAGTGGAGCAGTTGGGCGCTTATTTGGCCACAGCCACAAAGTACATGATTTTTCACCTGATTAAGCGCGCCAATAAGTTTCTGACTGAAAATGATGGTATGGATGAGCTGTATTTTGTGGCGATACAGGATGATATGGTAGATCGGTTACACTATAAGCGCTTGCTGGAAATGGTGAATGATGAGGTTGAACAATTGCCGGAAAAATGTCGTCTCGTATTTAAGTATAACCGTGAAGCTCATATGACCAATAAAGAGATTGCCGAAAAAATGAACATTTCTACCAGCACTGTTGAAAACCAGATGAATAAGGCCCTGACCATTTTGCGACAGAAGGTAAAGAATGGGCATATGATATTATTTTAA
- a CDS encoding TetR/AcrR family transcriptional regulator, translated as MDTKRKILNAALELYNNKGINATTRHIAEDIAISVGNLHYHFKHTDDIVLALYEQIAAEFDVVIGGLDKHDLLNHSVFDQMLSSSFNIVYRYRFFFLNFVEIGRRIPMIKKYYQELMGRRQKELKVTFRKFVADGHFRGDLSEQAYDSLVTQCFILNDFWLSHNELVDQLDEQEAEKRYMELMKNVLNPYMTKVQ; from the coding sequence ATGGACACAAAAAGAAAAATACTAAACGCGGCCTTAGAACTATACAATAATAAAGGCATCAATGCCACAACTCGTCATATTGCCGAAGACATTGCCATCAGCGTTGGCAACTTGCATTATCATTTTAAACATACCGATGACATCGTCTTAGCACTTTATGAGCAAATAGCAGCTGAATTTGATGTGGTAATCGGGGGCCTGGATAAACATGACCTCCTTAACCATTCTGTATTTGACCAAATGCTTTCCTCCTCATTTAATATCGTATACCGGTACCGTTTTTTCTTTCTAAACTTTGTAGAAATCGGTAGACGTATTCCTATGATTAAAAAGTATTACCAAGAGCTAATGGGGAGACGCCAAAAGGAATTAAAAGTCACTTTTCGCAAATTTGTAGCCGATGGACACTTCCGTGGAGACCTTTCGGAACAGGCATACGATTCACTAGTCACTCAATGTTTTATTTTAAATGATTTCTGGCTATCTCACAATGAATTGGTTGATCAGCTGGATGAACAGGAGGCCGAAAAGCGGTACATGGAGCTCATGAAAAATGTGTTAAATCCTTATATGACGAAAGTGCAATGA
- a CDS encoding methyltransferase, translating into MEPQTNHPSPATIMQIGTGFWASKILLSAVNFQLFTLLAKRRKMQAKEIKAELGLNCTDRNVYDFLDALTGFGFLNREGLLETATYSNGGDADFFLDKNKPTYIGGMLEMLNNRLYGFWGNLEEGLRTGLPQNEAKNGENLFETLYADADRLKGFIHAMSGIQMGAFMAFAQKFDFSNVRTLVDIGGSAGLLSLIVAKHQAHMSCTSWDLPAVAPIANETIAKFQLQDRVKTANGDFFKDDFPKADMVVMGNILHDWDEDTKLMLMQKAYDALPAGGCFVAIEGVIDDDRRKNVFGMMMSINMLIETGTGFDYSFADFNGWTKTIGFKSTSLLSLAGPTSAAIAYK; encoded by the coding sequence ATGGAACCACAAACCAACCATCCGAGCCCGGCAACCATCATGCAGATAGGCACCGGCTTTTGGGCCTCAAAAATCCTGTTATCTGCTGTTAACTTTCAATTGTTTACATTGCTGGCAAAACGCAGGAAGATGCAGGCAAAAGAAATTAAGGCTGAGCTTGGCTTAAATTGCACAGACCGGAATGTTTATGATTTCCTTGATGCACTGACAGGGTTCGGGTTTCTAAATCGTGAAGGATTGCTGGAAACAGCGACATATTCGAACGGCGGGGATGCAGATTTCTTTCTTGACAAGAATAAACCTACTTATATCGGCGGAATGCTGGAGATGCTCAATAACCGACTGTATGGATTTTGGGGTAACCTGGAAGAAGGCTTGCGCACGGGACTTCCACAGAATGAGGCTAAGAATGGCGAAAATCTTTTTGAAACGCTTTACGCAGATGCGGATCGGCTGAAAGGATTCATTCACGCCATGAGCGGTATCCAAATGGGGGCCTTTATGGCTTTCGCTCAAAAATTTGATTTCTCTAATGTCAGAACGCTCGTTGACATCGGCGGATCGGCAGGTTTATTGTCGCTGATAGTTGCAAAACATCAGGCACACATGAGTTGTACGTCATGGGACCTGCCGGCTGTAGCCCCTATTGCCAATGAGACTATTGCAAAATTCCAGCTCCAAGACCGGGTGAAAACAGCGAATGGTGACTTTTTTAAAGATGATTTCCCAAAAGCGGACATGGTGGTAATGGGCAATATTCTTCATGACTGGGACGAAGATACCAAGCTCATGCTAATGCAGAAAGCCTACGATGCATTACCGGCGGGCGGCTGTTTTGTAGCAATTGAAGGTGTGATTGATGATGACAGGAGAAAGAATGTTTTTGGCATGATGATGAGCATAAATATGCTTATTGAAACGGGTACTGGATTTGACTATTCTTTTGCCGACTTCAATGGCTGGACAAAAACAATAGGGTTCAAATCAACATCCCTGCTCTCACTGGCAGGTCCTACTAGTGCAGCGATTGCCTATAAGTAA
- a CDS encoding DUF2911 domain-containing protein has translation MKKIILLAMVAVMFTTLKVSAQQDKSKRPSPPAVVKETLSSGAAVMIDYSQPSVKGRTIGKEIAPYGKVWRTGANEATIFEVSKAVKVDGKALPAGKYALHSIPGEKEWTLIFNKKWQKSGTEYNEAEDALKIKVKPAKAASFTEKMTFTVDKGGKVALIWGDIQVPFTVK, from the coding sequence ATGAAAAAAATAATTTTATTGGCAATGGTAGCAGTGATGTTTACCACCCTAAAGGTTTCTGCGCAGCAGGACAAAAGCAAAAGACCAAGCCCACCAGCAGTTGTAAAAGAGACATTGAGCTCGGGCGCTGCGGTAATGATCGATTACAGTCAGCCTTCTGTTAAAGGCCGTACCATTGGTAAAGAAATTGCTCCTTACGGAAAAGTATGGCGTACTGGTGCCAATGAAGCTACTATTTTTGAAGTAAGTAAAGCTGTTAAAGTGGATGGTAAAGCGTTGCCAGCAGGTAAATATGCATTGCATTCTATCCCTGGCGAGAAAGAATGGACGCTTATTTTTAACAAAAAATGGCAGAAATCGGGTACAGAATACAACGAAGCGGAAGATGCGTTGAAAATTAAAGTTAAGCCGGCAAAAGCTGCTTCATTTACCGAAAAAATGACTTTTACAGTTGATAAAGGAGGAAAAGTAGCTTTAATTTGGGGCGATATTCAGGTTCCTTTTACAGTAAAGTAA
- a CDS encoding PAS domain S-box protein yields the protein MFHKNILIVKKNAPSADDKFLIHQLLNIGYQQPQLFVCTGFNYPKGTDEYEALFLLAEDINDTPAIVLQIAADFPEVPLIIMVSNISSTQHLPAGADDWMLKSWTEPLLLKKTIQLAIYRKKTTLNYLNIFRENPSPMYIYEKEGYQFQEVNLAALRQYGYSKADFMQLTAENIRPENELEAFYKINEDLPSNYSNAGIWQHTRKNGETFYVHIFTHEILFGGKNCKLVMAIDIDNSVKAELALKEKAREIENILESITDGFFTVNKNWEFTYINKEFERILKRTRADLLGQNLWEAFPEITDLEFYPQYQKAMNEQVSVHFEEFNPVISSWLSVNAYPTNAGLAIYFIDNTEQKNYQQKIESQNRQFKEIAWVQAHQIRGPVSNLLGLVDLFNIKQPNHPDNLELLARVKHTAIQMDESIQEIVYLTRKLES from the coding sequence ATGTTCCATAAAAATATACTAATTGTTAAAAAAAATGCCCCGAGTGCTGATGATAAATTTCTTATCCATCAGTTGTTAAACATTGGCTACCAACAACCTCAACTATTTGTATGTACAGGATTTAATTATCCTAAGGGTACCGACGAATATGAAGCCCTGTTTTTACTGGCCGAAGATATAAACGATACCCCTGCCATAGTATTGCAAATAGCCGCTGATTTCCCGGAAGTACCATTAATTATTATGGTGAGCAACATCTCTTCAACCCAGCACCTGCCTGCCGGGGCAGACGACTGGATGCTAAAATCCTGGACCGAGCCTTTACTTCTGAAAAAGACCATACAACTGGCCATATATCGGAAAAAAACAACCTTAAACTATCTGAACATATTCAGGGAAAATCCAAGCCCCATGTATATTTATGAAAAAGAAGGCTATCAGTTTCAGGAGGTAAATCTGGCCGCTTTACGCCAGTATGGTTATAGCAAAGCCGATTTTATGCAGCTCACCGCCGAAAACATCCGTCCGGAAAATGAGTTGGAAGCTTTTTACAAAATCAATGAAGACCTGCCCTCCAATTATTCCAATGCAGGAATTTGGCAACATACCAGAAAAAACGGAGAAACATTTTATGTCCATATTTTTACCCACGAAATTCTGTTTGGTGGTAAAAACTGTAAGCTGGTAATGGCTATTGACATAGATAACAGTGTGAAAGCCGAACTGGCCCTGAAAGAAAAAGCCCGCGAAATAGAAAATATCCTGGAGAGTATTACCGATGGCTTTTTTACGGTCAACAAAAATTGGGAATTCACTTACATCAACAAAGAGTTTGAGCGAATACTAAAAAGGACCAGAGCCGATTTGTTGGGACAAAATCTGTGGGAAGCCTTTCCGGAAATTACCGATCTTGAGTTTTATCCACAGTACCAAAAGGCTATGAACGAGCAGGTATCGGTCCATTTTGAGGAATTTAACCCTGTTATCTCCTCCTGGTTATCCGTAAATGCATACCCCACCAATGCCGGCTTAGCCATCTACTTTATTGATAATACCGAACAGAAAAACTACCAGCAAAAAATAGAAAGCCAAAACAGACAGTTTAAAGAAATTGCCTGGGTACAGGCGCACCAGATTCGCGGTCCGGTATCTAACCTGCTCGGATTGGTCGATCTTTTCAATATCAAACAACCCAATCATCCCGACAACTTAGAACTCCTGGCCCGTGTAAAACATACGGCCATACAAATGGACGAGTCCATCCAGGAAATTGTTTACCTTACCCGTAAACTTGAATCCTGA
- a CDS encoding glycoside hydrolase domain-containing protein: MKQTIALLLILFLAKNIQAQDTPPVTYPPLTIKGYSIYLSGKQLDLNLDGFPAMVQTSFKLITEPIHFHLPRTSNHKDIKLKIEPILFSRKVPKKINWTVKNTSDSLNMEVKGNVDLSGKMDYAVKITALQDIDLDNIRLHIPFTPEAAKYVRGLHQTSDERAPAIDWKWATTGKDQSKVWVGNTNGGLQYILQDNKHNALPVSWSNGDKGGIHIEQKGKAILADNYSGEHHMKKGEVLYYNFSMQITTEMTN; the protein is encoded by the coding sequence ATGAAACAAACTATTGCCCTATTACTGATATTGTTCCTGGCCAAAAACATACAGGCACAGGATACACCCCCTGTTACCTATCCCCCACTTACTATAAAAGGATACAGCATTTATCTTTCGGGCAAACAACTGGATCTCAATCTTGATGGCTTTCCTGCTATGGTTCAAACTTCATTTAAACTCATTACCGAACCTATACATTTTCATCTGCCACGCACATCCAACCATAAGGACATTAAGCTTAAAATTGAGCCCATCCTTTTTTCAAGAAAAGTACCTAAAAAAATAAACTGGACAGTAAAAAATACGTCTGACAGTTTGAATATGGAAGTAAAGGGTAATGTAGACCTGAGCGGAAAAATGGATTATGCAGTTAAAATTACAGCCCTTCAGGATATCGACCTCGACAACATCAGACTGCATATTCCTTTTACACCAGAAGCAGCCAAATACGTAAGGGGACTTCATCAGACAAGTGATGAACGAGCCCCTGCTATTGACTGGAAATGGGCGACCACAGGTAAAGACCAAAGCAAGGTTTGGGTTGGCAATACAAACGGAGGTTTACAATATATATTGCAGGACAATAAACACAACGCCTTACCGGTTTCCTGGTCCAATGGTGATAAAGGTGGTATCCATATCGAACAAAAAGGGAAAGCAATTTTGGCCGACAACTACAGTGGCGAACACCATATGAAAAAGGGAGAGGTATTGTATTACAATTTCAGTATGCAAATCACAACAGAAATGACCAATTGA
- a CDS encoding TspO/MBR family protein, which yields MKFNPVAFIVNIAIPLAIGAVGAFFTASSVKTWYVTLAKPSFNPPNTIFAPVWTALYIIMGISAYLVWQKRHTIKHLSRTIAIYLMQLVLNLMWSFIFFYAHQIGVALIEIVFLLFIIILNAVTFYKIDKAAGLLYIPYILWVSFATVLTYNIFILN from the coding sequence ATGAAATTTAACCCCGTTGCTTTTATTGTCAACATTGCTATTCCGCTTGCCATTGGTGCTGTTGGCGCATTTTTTACCGCCAGCTCTGTAAAAACCTGGTATGTAACCCTGGCCAAACCTTCATTCAACCCGCCAAACACCATTTTTGCACCGGTGTGGACCGCCCTATATATCATCATGGGTATATCAGCCTATCTGGTATGGCAAAAGCGACATACCATCAAGCATTTATCGCGTACCATAGCCATCTATCTGATGCAACTGGTTCTAAACCTCATGTGGTCCTTTATTTTCTTTTATGCCCATCAAATTGGTGTCGCATTGATCGAAATTGTATTCCTGTTGTTCATTATCATCTTAAATGCAGTCACTTTCTACAAAATAGACAAAGCTGCAGGTTTGCTCTACATCCCATACATTTTATGGGTAAGCTTTGCAACAGTACTTACGTATAATATCTTCATTTTGAACTAA